The genomic region GCGACATGAGCTTCGTCGACTCGCTGCGGCAGGTGCTCGGGCGTCGTGCGCTCGCCGCCGAGCTCACCTGGGGGCCGCTGCTCCAGCCGGCGGGGGAGACGCGGCGTACGCTCGCCGCGACCAGCCATCGCTTCATCGCGACGGCGCTGTGCGACGTGCCCGACCTGCCGCGCCCGATCCGGCTGCCGCAGGCCGCATGACGCGTGGCATCCCGCGCGCGTCCGGCGTCGCGACTCCGGGCCCGTGACACAGTACGCAGCTGCGGTCCGTCGTCAGTGGGCACAAGGAGGAACGATGACCGCCCACCAGCCCGCCTTCGCCGGCTCCGAGCTCCTGGCCCCCGACACGGTGCTCCCCGAGCAGCTCGCCGCTCCGCGGCGGGACTCGCTCATCTCCGGTGAGCGGGCCCTCATGCTCGCCGTCCTCGAGGACGCCATCCGTTGCTACCTCGAGCCGCCGCGCGGCGCGATCCGCATCCAGCGCGAAGCCGAGCACTGGCTCTGGAGCGCCGACGAGACCTGGCCGTTCTCGTTCGTGAACATCTGCGACGCCCTCGGCATCGCCGCCGGCCCGCTGCGCCGCAAGCTGCGCGAGCAGACGGCACCCGGCCGCGGCGCGTGCCTCGCTACCGGCGGAGCCGCTCCGGCCGAGCGCGACAGCCCCCGCATCCGCATCCGTCTCCGCACCGGCGGCTTCGGCATGCGCCCGGCCCGCCGCCGGCCGCAGCCCGTCCTCGCCGCCGAGCTGAGCGCGCGCGCCGCCCTCGGCTGATTCCCCAGGACGCGCCCCCACCCGTCCTCGCGCCCTGGGCTCGGGCGTCGCCGTCCCCGCGGGACGCGGCGCCCGAGCCGAGGGTCACCGCGGCTGGCGGCGCCGGTCGCTCGCGGCGGCGACGGCGGGTGCCACGAGCGGGAGCCCGAGGAGCCGGCGTGTCATCGCGGCGCGACGGCTCCCGGCAGGCCGTTGCGCGGGTGCAGCGTCGGCACCCAGCGCACGGGCGGCGCGCCCGGCGCCAGCGTCACCTGCCAGCGCCGGAGCAGCTCGCTCGCCACGATCTTCATCTCGAGCTGGGCGAAGGCCTGCCCGATGCAGAGGCGCGGCCCGCCGCCGAAGCCGACCAGGGCGTAGGGCACCGCGCGGTGCTCGTCGCGCGGCGGCGCGAAGCGCTCGGGGTCGAAGCGGTCCGGGTCGCGGAAGACCTCGGGCATGTGATGCGTCACCCAGGGCGAGTAGACGACGAGCGTCCCCGGCGGGAGCGTGTGCCCCGCCCACTCGAGCGGCGCGGTGACGCCGCGCTGGCACAGGCTGATGGGCGGCCAGCGGCGCTCGACCTCCTTCAGCACGAGGTCGAGGTCGCGCAGCGCGCCGACGTGCGAGAGGCGCAGGGGCCCGTCGCCGACGACGCGGTCCTGCTCGGCGACGAGCCGCGCCTGCCAGTCCGGATGGTCGCGCAGCGCGACCAGGAGCGACGCCAGCATCGAGGTCGTCGTCTCGTGGCCGGCGAACATGAGGATCACGGCTTGCTCGAGCAGCTCCTCGTCCGAGAGCGCGGCGCCGGCCTCGTCGCGCGCCGCCATGAGGAGCCCGAGGGCGTCGCTGCCCGGCTCGGCGCGCCGCCGTGCGATGACGCCGCGCAGGTACGCCCGCAGCGCGTCGCGCGCCGCGAGCCCGCGGCCGTAGGTCGTGAAGCGCCAGCCGACGCGCAGGAACGCGCTCGTGCCGCGGGCGAGCGCGTCGTTCTGGGCCGACAACTCGGCGAGCGCGACGTCGCCGCCGACACCGAGCACGAGCCGCGCCATGACGTCGAAGGTCAGGTGGCGCAGGCGCTCGTACATCGGCCCGGGGCCGGCGGCGGCCCAGCGCGCGACGTGGGTTTCGGTGCACTCGGCCATCACGTCGAAGTACTGCGCGACGCCCTTCTGGTGGAACGCCGGGGTCATGAGCGTGCGGTTGCGACGGTGGACCTCGCCGTCCTGGAAGAGGAGGCCGTCGCCGAGCACCTCGCGCACCATGGCGTAGCCGAGGCCGTGCGAGAGCCGGTCGCGCGCGGTGACGAGGAGGTGGCGATTCGCCTCCGGACCGCAGAGCGCCACCATGGTGAAGCCGAAGAGCCGGAACTGGAACACCGGGCCGAGGCGGCGATAGCCGTCGAGCAGGTACGCGCCCGGGTGGGAGAGCATCGCCCAGGGTGCGCCGAGCCACGGCAGGCCGC from bacterium harbors:
- a CDS encoding cytochrome P450, producing MSIAPLALADPSRLPSHRGLPWLGAPWAMLSHPGAYLLDGYRRLGPVFQFRLFGFTMVALCGPEANRHLLVTARDRLSHGLGYAMVREVLGDGLLFQDGEVHRRNRTLMTPAFHQKGVAQYFDVMAECTETHVARWAAAGPGPMYERLRHLTFDVMARLVLGVGGDVALAELSAQNDALARGTSAFLRVGWRFTTYGRGLAARDALRAYLRGVIARRRAEPGSDALGLLMAARDEAGAALSDEELLEQAVILMFAGHETTTSMLASLLVALRDHPDWQARLVAEQDRVVGDGPLRLSHVGALRDLDLVLKEVERRWPPISLCQRGVTAPLEWAGHTLPPGTLVVYSPWVTHHMPEVFRDPDRFDPERFAPPRDEHRAVPYALVGFGGGPRLCIGQAFAQLEMKIVASELLRRWQVTLAPGAPPVRWVPTLHPRNGLPGAVAPR